The sequence acttcttatatgtccacttaactaaaactcattgaacaaagaaaactcagtgctctctgatatttaaactTTCCacgtaaaactgagttaaatataatatgttccatgagccgacctatctctgaaaactgaccttagacttactcaattaaaccttgaaatgtttagagtaaaactaagtcagtagctcaacccttacgggggagttatttgataaaataaggtcaactatcatgggggagctcaacactgagttcttcgactgaatatttttgccaacatcaaaatgggggagtttgttgaaacacctttccacatgattttgatttgacaaaattatttaagtaatgataaaaatattctaacacattaaatttaaatgctttgatttattacactaatgtgtttgttcaatgttgagtttaattgtttataagacattaagattaaaaagcccaaaggcccataaagtggaagtcaagcccaaatcaacacatcaagaccattcggcccaagagttcaaaacgaagccgtatcaactaaaacgacgactcagcaagagaaggatcgagaagccttcgtggcaaaagcttcaagtagaagctgctgagttggacgacaaagcagtctgtacagcggcagacaatgttctacttctagacaaagtatttctactttgggaaaagttcagaaggcacagaaagctgtctcgtggactttttcTTAAATGTCAAAACATTATGCCGAAGACTgatgaagacagaagatgcgtgaatcctattggccaacgacgctgagcacgcccagagtgacaatgacaggaatccgtttccctccaacggttatttcgaaattcgaaatgaccaggtgcctcaagtgtcactatataaaggctatccatttgcttcaatcgatgcagaacttcaattagtcgaaacgctgaccaaattcatactcgaagtttctatgagaaaagcaaagcaaataccttacaccaatttccatattattgtataaaagtctagagtgatttccaattatctaaagtgtcttagcaatcgttgtttaggacaaacattttatcatttctagaataatagaaaggagaggctgagtactcggttatagtactcagcgtagatataggagtgagtagaggtatagaggaaggtactcttgttatactcagcttctatttgtaaaaggttttgtgctctacctttaaagagctcagtagagaattcaaaaagctcggaacgagttccggggactagacgtaggcggaggggccgaaccaggataagtctgctgagtaatatctttctaacccttaaactcctttaatatatattgcttgctatgaaaactgactaagtaaagaactcacgatGAGTTAAGTTTacaaagaagctgagttcaggaatagactctaagtgctatttcctgactcaagtaaagaagcagacttagtcacaagttgactaagcttgtgtcttgaatctacttagtgacgttgtgtaaaccttttcataagaaaagaagtcagccttaacggacaaaattttaaatagttcctatcctccccccttggaactaacttgtcacgttataagggaccaacaatggcGAGAACACGAAGCACAGAGAACGAATCGGATTCAGAAGGAAGGACGAAAAAGAGGATAAATAACTTGATTTTACTTATGACTTCTTGTATTGTATGTATATTTGATGGGTTTGAGAAGGAATCTTTCGTTTTGCTTACTTCTTCTGATGTTAGGGTTCATCTGGGTTTGCAGTTGCCGATATCAACGTGATATCGACAAACCCTACATTCcttgtttgtttattttctattttcgtGCATATATTTGTCGATATCAATCGATATCCTATTTGCAATTGATAAGTGTTTGGTCGATATGTGTCGATATCACATAGATATCGACAACCTAATTGTCGATATCACATAGATATCGACAATTAGGTACTCGATATCTATGTGATACCGACAACCTAATTGTCGATACCTCTCTTGTTTTAGCCTATGTTAGCTCATTTTAGCTTAACTTCTTTATTAGCTTACTTGTATGTTAGCTTATTATATATCTACAATAAATTTCAGCATGATCCTGGACAAAAGAGGAAAAGAGACGAGCATGTCTCTTCTTCCAAGAAAGCCAATGAGGGTTCAGAATATAAGTATGAAAAAGCATTTGGAACGGAAAGCGTCATCACAGTTAGGTGTAATAGAGATTCAGCAAAAAATATAATGAACAATTTaacatcaaataaaaaaaaaagctatttAAGTAGAGTTGCTTCGGGCAGTATTGTGAGATGGAACTTACACAATTTGGAAGGATATCGACAACCTTTGTCGATATACATGTGATATCGACAAGTTGCATTATGTAAGTAAGGTTTCCTTTGTGTCCATATACCTATGATATCGGCACATATCGACAAATTAGTACAGcacatatataaaaaacataaagTACATAAACTCCCAATTCCAAAGTCTTCTTACATATTAGTAcagtacatatataaaaaacataaaaacaattatttttcagCCGAGGTCTTAGAGCAACTTGCATAACTTGAGATTGTAGGTGGAAGCCGTGAAGGAATTCGCAGCATACTAGTACAATTCGCTCGATTATGACCAATATTCTCGCACCTGGTACATCTTGTTTGAATTACCTCCTCGCCCCTCGATGGTATTCATGTGAGGTTGCATCAACATTCAATGAAGCGtaaattctctctcttaacGTTTGATAATCAGTTGGCGTTAAAAAATGGAGCACCTTCGATTGACTACCAACGTATATCATTGTGTCCATGGGCCcctcttttttccattctccatccCAAGAAAGCATACACAAACAAGTATTCGGGGTGGACATATTTCTGCATTTCATAAACAATGAactatatattatttgtaactTAAAGAAAGATATCGAAACATCTCAATGGATATCGACATTTGGGACTATAACTtcggtcgatatatgtcgatatcgACATCGAAGACTATAACTtcggtcgatatatgtcgatatcaAATACAATATCGACATATAACTTCgatcgatatatgtcgatatcaAATACAGTATCGACATATAACTtcggtcgatatatgtcgatatcaAATACagtatcgacatatatcgacaaatatcgatACGATGCAATATCATCATATCTGTCGATATTGATCAGAAATCGACAAATATCGACATTGTTGAGGAAAAATCTGAAACGGATGTTCCAACCAAAATGCATTTTCAGACAACAATGCCACTGTTGTTGGAGTTCGTACGAccagaaaaaacatgaaaaggaagagaaacaatatacattgggttGTAGAGAAACAAACTGCTAGATCTTAATGATGAATGGACTAAGCTTTAAATGTTTTCAATGAAACTAAAAACcaatgaaaaacttacatgattgtaGAAATCTTGTTGTATGAACTGTGTGGATTGttctgttctttagagagagagcgcgcgagagagagaaagacacaaagttctgtttaggaagaagACGAGGGCAAAGTTAGAAGTTGTCTGTTAAAATAGGTTAGTTTTGTAAATTTCTTTAAAAAGAGCTAGAAATATAAATTAACCCCTAAAAAGAACTAGTTTAGTAACTGTCTCTTAATAAAAAAAGGTTATCAAacacttatttatttaatttaagtgctgaatatattaatttaaatgtttTTTAGTTACCAAATAAAGCTTAgacaattaatttaaaaatttacatttCATTAATTACATTAAACTCAACcttcttttttaataaaaagTTCCATGTGTCCTTTTAATTATTTTCGCAATGAAATAAAAAGTAGAGCAGCATACGCGAGCGACGCACGTGCGAAGGCAGTCTGTCCTTCCCGCCATTTGTTCCCGCCAAAATCCCTGGTAGTCCACAATATCCTTCTTCCGTCTCCTACCCATTTCGCAAACACAGAAACTATTtctagacgttaagagtaaacaGAGACAGGGaactttttttcaaaaaatgtcTGGGTGGGACGAAGGTGCCGTTTACTACAGTGACCAGGCGCAATTCCCTGAATCAGGTTCAGATACGGCCGCCGCCGCCAGCCGACACACTATCCTCCAGAAATTCAAGGAATTCATCAGAAATTTTGAGACCAAGAAAAATGTATTCCCCTATCGTGAAAGTCTTGTCCACAACCCAAGGTCTCTCCTTGTTCACCTCGAAGATATCCTCGCTTTCGACGCCGAGCTACCCTCTCTTCTCCGCTCCTCGCCCGCGGACTATCTCCCCTTGGTACACATATTTAGATATTATCTCCAGTCTGCAGATTCGATGCCTTTCTAATTTGTGTGATCTAACTTTATCATTTCTGTTTGTAGTTTGAGACGGCAGCGGCGGAGGTTCTGCAGAGTCTGAGGTTAAAAGAGCAAGCAGAGAGTGGGGAAATGAAGGAGCCGGAGATTCGGGAAGCGCAGATCTTATTGAGCTCCAAGGAGGACCCTGTTTCTATGCGATTGCTTGGGGTTGGTATTTCTATTGTGTTAGATTCTAATTGCAGTGCTTAATTGGCATAACTATATCTTTAATTACATTCATGTTCATTTGTAGGCTCAGTATATCTCAAAACTAGTTAAGATAGCTGGAATTACCATTTCTGCATCAAGAGTCAAGGCCAAGGCAACTTATGTGAGCCTAATATGTAGGAATTGTCAAAGTACCAAACAAGTTCCTTGTCGTCCAGGCCTTGGAGGTGCAATGGTGCCTCGCTCATGTGACCATGCTCCTCAGGTTTTTCTAAATCTTTTATCTGCAAGGTTGttctttctatttattttttgtggCCCCTAATTTTTTTGgctgtctttttttttctccatTTGAACTGGAATTTGCTTAGCCCGGTGAACAAGAATGCCCTCTTGATCCTTGGTTAGTGGTTCCTGACAAGAGTAAGTATGTTGACCAGCAAACCCTGAAACTGCAGGAGAACCCCGAGGTAATGATTGTCTTAAACTTACAATAGAAGGGTGCTGCTATGTCAATTAGTTAtaagttttatatatttttttggctTGTGAAGGATGTACCAACTGGAGAACTTCCTAGAAATATGCTTCTTTCAGTGGATCGCCATCTTGTCCAAAGGATTGTGCCTGGTACAAGATTGACCATCATAGGGATTTACAGCATCTTTCAAGCAGCCAATTCATCAAACTCGTAGGAGTTATTCTTCCTTTGTTTGAGTATTAAAATCTACGGGTTCATGTATATTTTTGCCTAATTATTGtgaaatatcattaatatattaattcttagCAGACATAGAGGAGCTGTAGCTGTTAGACAGCCTTATATCAGAGTTGTAGGAATAGAGGAAGTGAATGAGGCCAGTTCTCAGGGTCATACAGCTTTCACACAGGAAGAGGTAAGATTGTGGGAATAGAGGACTATTGATGAGTTCGTTTCACTTTTGACATGACAACCCCTCCCACTGTGCACTGTATCTTGGAACAATCTAATCATTTTCAATCATTACAAGATCAATAACCATTGTGGTACTACTGTCTACTGCTAGATGATGAATAGATTTACAGGAAATTGCAATTTGTCAAAGTTTATCTTTCATAGCACTAGAAGTAGTTTTTATATCTATTGTCTTTACTTTGATGAAAGAAGTTCAATTACCCTGCAAATCTTCTGTATTTGTTTCTCTACTTTGGGTTTTCTAAAGTGAAGGTATTGTGCAGATAGAAGATTTCAAAAGATTTGCTGCACGAGCAGATGCATATGAAGCAATATGCTCCAAAATTGCTCCTTCTATATTTGGAgaagaaaatgtgaaaaaggCAGTGGCTTGTCTTTTGTTTGGAGGGTCAAGGAAGGTATATATGGAAAATTTTCTAAAAGAAAAAGTAACTTATTGATGGCTtaacttcttttcttttgaccACAGAATTTGCCTGATGGGGTGAAGCTAAGAGGTGATATCAATGTCTTGCTTTTGGGTGATCCATCCACTGCAAAGTCACAGGTTAGTTTCTTATATCCTGGTTAGTTATGATTTTTAGTTCTGCTAAAGATAAAACCATACTTTgctttattttctaaatatatgAAGCTTTCTTCTTGAATGTTTACTTTGCATAAATGTATTTCAATGgttgttgaattaattttagTAGTCCACGCCATTTAATTCTTATTGCAACCGTGTAGTTGATTCTGAATGTTTGATCACATTGCTTATACAGTTTCTCAAGTTTGTTGAGAAGACGGCTCCAATAGCTGTTTATACCTCTGGAAAGGGTTCATCTGCTGCTGGTCTTACTGCTTCTGTGATAAAAGATAGCAGCACGGTAATTTGTGATCCTTTTGGAATGTGTATGCGTGATTTCATTTGTTGTATtgtcaagaaaaaaaaatttggttatGATGATTATCCTTCCCTCTTCGCCTCATTCTTCTCTGACTTCGAACTATAACTCTTTTATTCAGCATGAATTTTATCTTGAAGGAGGGGCTATGGTTTTGGCGGATGGTGGTGTTGTGTGTATAGATGAGTTTGACAAAATGAGACCAGAGGATAGGTAACAGACTTGAATTAGACAAAGTCCGTTGCTCTATTGTAACTTAAAATTGGATTACAAAAGGTCCTTTCTACATTGGATCATTAAATTTGAATTTGCAAAAGTCCTTTCTAAATTTCACATGGATGG comes from Euphorbia lathyris chromosome 8, ddEupLath1.1, whole genome shotgun sequence and encodes:
- the LOC136204269 gene encoding DNA replication licensing factor MCM5, which gives rise to MSGWDEGAVYYSDQAQFPESGSDTAAAASRHTILQKFKEFIRNFETKKNVFPYRESLVHNPRSLLVHLEDILAFDAELPSLLRSSPADYLPLFETAAAEVLQSLRLKEQAESGEMKEPEIREAQILLSSKEDPVSMRLLGAQYISKLVKIAGITISASRVKAKATYVSLICRNCQSTKQVPCRPGLGGAMVPRSCDHAPQPGEQECPLDPWLVVPDKSKYVDQQTLKLQENPEDVPTGELPRNMLLSVDRHLVQRIVPGTRLTIIGIYSIFQAANSSNSHRGAVAVRQPYIRVVGIEEVNEASSQGHTAFTQEEIEDFKRFAARADAYEAICSKIAPSIFGEENVKKAVACLLFGGSRKNLPDGVKLRGDINVLLLGDPSTAKSQFLKFVEKTAPIAVYTSGKGSSAAGLTASVIKDSSTHEFYLEGGAMVLADGGVVCIDEFDKMRPEDRVAIHEAMEQQTISIAKAGITTVLNSRTSVLAAANPPSGRYDDLKTAQENIDLQTTILSRFDLIFIVKDRRDYARDKIIASHIIKIHASADAASTDNKVSKEENWLKKYIKYCRTECQPRLSDSASKRLQNEYVRFRQDMRKQANETGEANAVPITVRQLEAIVRLSESLAKMKLSHVATEADVIEAVNLFKVSTMEAAQSGINQQVTLTPEIKQAETQIKRRIGIGMRISERRLVDELSRMGMNESIVRRALIVMHQRDEIEYSRERRVVIRKL